One segment of Fusarium oxysporum f. sp. lycopersici 4287 chromosome 7, whole genome shotgun sequence DNA contains the following:
- a CDS encoding hypothetical protein (At least one base has a quality score < 10), which yields MSRNISPPTPIAIIGVGCRLPGGANNLDKLWELLSEGRNGQTEIPKDRWNADSWFDAYPDAKQSMVTKHGYFLHDDISQFDAKFFGISSAEAHSMDPQQRIFLMTTYEALEDAGIPVETLRGSNTGVYASIFERSYDRMGHKDLSTIGRTHLNGTGESILSNRISYCFDLRGPCMTIDTGCSGSLVGLHQACHSLRLGESNLALVGGSQLVIQPDVLSIMSGMGMLNPDGKSYAFDSRGAGYGRGEGVATIVLKRLDHALKDGDRVHAIIANSGMNQDGKTPGLNTPSSEAQAALSLRVYQEAGLNPADTSFVEAHGTGTQAGDREEITSISKVFCEGSGRRDDLYVGSVKTNIGHLEATSGIAGLLKSILVLKHGQIPANLNFIKPKPSLKLYEKKIKIPSELTKLPTPQHNGPARVSVNSFGYGGTNCHVILEDPGSKHQLNGNTNGTSTDQNGTQSCNGATNGSINTHLASPNGSSIPTDVTTVIDSTPQLFVVSASTEKALLSTLENTKQWANTHLLNPQTLRSLSYTLGVRKSVLSFRRAIVASTCMELLEELDQMVHPKRATTLAPLTFVFSGQGAQWHAMGRELINSSLCFRQSMMAMESTILSEGGSWSLIDELLKAESESRIGEAEISQPATTAIQIALVDLLESLSIRPSRVVGHSSGEVAAAYAAGALSRDNAIIVAYHRGVASSNAKAAAEVPGSMMAVSLGEAEAQRYIDRVTTGIVSVACVNSPESSTISGDLAAIEELKSLLDAEGIFARKLKVDTAYHSHHMRRIAQDYHKAMQNIESSDVRSDVAFYSSVTGRTKSAAFGADYWSENLVSQVKFSQALALLRDDQLRNEPGMDTSIFIEIGPHPALAGPSSQTLAPSGGAKFKFEYFSALVRHKNAVQTVLSLAGKIFELGLKVDLEAVLKMTDEGEPEIIRDLKSYPWDLAPFWHESRLSKDHRFRKFPPHDLVGLLDPASTIQEPRWRYLINLDALPWLRDHVVEGFTLYPGAGYLTMAIEAMKQLVQLRDAKQSISRFILRDVVISKSIVLNESDNDEQSGEVEVQLSMSTSRQYEGSRWETFRIWSYENANGSWTENCSGEITVEYESTEDDEVNGARETDLRREESMQLLNDARQSCNMEMTKAEFYEFAKLTGNQWDGAFSPIDSLKYGNKKGLLDIIVPDVASLMPYRSFRPHIIHPITLDAVHQLSGILFKKFVSNAPCVPTKITLLEIDAKVSSRAGDSLTAAMQIEPDGPKASTGQSWVFQEETDGQFRPVIKLLVNLRAIGEAHQDENRPFVQDKVNRLEWNLDADFMTEASFSHFLSTTLGLDENMTYNYEGSKVSAVEAEESFLVADQAASIWIRDALSYVETNNVEITSPHLVKYLEWMKKWVSSDYCSQIMSDLCLEDEVSVLKRIDSLTNAPELQLLARVGRALPGILSGTSDPLSVMLEGNLLIRAYEGGTFSGDYEAAVAYLQLLTFKNPRLRFLEIGAGTGGCTKRLLGGIASRNSSGGLPIGQYTYTDISSGFFEEARSTFADWESYMDFKTLDVEGDPLAQGFQPESYDVIVASNVLHATKRMDVTMEHVRKLLRPGGSLILVENSPKGAVIGLIFGTLSGWWAHEDEFREDTALMYREQWDTILSRNGFGGIHVARNSMMVSKAVASFTNGHSTGNNRIVLIEDVADDGIVEISKYIKSTSTDVQISECTWDRVDTSEDTLYLVVDRAETPLLLDPQPQLFTTLNALLASKAKILWVVIQDTPDPVSTAYKGVVNAFIRVLRRESGNTGFVTLDIRDPAPSPEVAGHAVAGVLQKCFWPGTQDEMSLEPEIAYENGRLLIPRVLPDATFLKWARSSWNDSTMTQTETALHQGDRALKLEVATPGLLGSLRFVDGDLLPELGADQIEVKPDAYGVNYRDVCVALGQMNSDTQMVGEFAGVVTAVGPDMRDSFQVGDRVMGFGAQPYSNLSRVNGYHAHKTPNWMSNTTAASIPYAYVTAYQCIRNLANLEKGQSVLIHSASGAVGQAAIQLAQSIGAEIFCTVGNREKRQFLIETYGIPESHIYSSRSGSVKQSIMRLTGGEGVDLVLSTSTGEMLRESLDCVKSLGVFIDLVKTEMHKASLLSMAAFEKSITFHPFDLITLATRKADQIYRVLGEIVKLIGSGALFPMEPAKVYPIEQVEDAFRLVSARKHIGKVVLVTQPTSRVKCLPAQPTPLRLRKDGTYIVAGGLGDLPSRICHFFAARGAGHIVSLSRRTIGDETRRKHMAAVEAHGGQLHLLKCDITNEEQMRNAVSFCSALPPVRGVVQGALALRDRTFSQMTVNEWKQPLQPKIVGTINLDKYFASPDLAFFVALSSIVSVIGKSGQSNYAAGNGFQDAFARAHANHPHTQYVSLNIGAVSIDAHGALEASQNETTISTIRASLRQNSVMDISFDEFFANFEYLMTDLAQKDGLHQSIQGVTRLSMMEANDEYLLDNPVFNQLQHTLEQKTTGAAKSDKIDFAEALAGVKTMVEAEQLIQDAALAKFAVFLDRPIEEIRVDQSLATIGLDSLVSIELKNWMVRTFQVNLQTSELSGAGSITALTATVASRSKLIPDEIRQSGPKEIGTATEESSLSTGEQVQTNHGFYCCRTCKELPRYPLVDLDEAVKDLLNSIGHFAHTRESTKSSVASPCPSSTR from the exons ATGTCTCGAAATATAAGCCCCCCGACCCCGATCGCCATTATCGGCGTTGGTTGTAGGCTTCCAGGTGGAGCTAACAACTTAGACAAGCTATGGGAACTGCTGTCGGAGGGCCGCAATGGGCAGACTGAAATTCCCAAAGACCGCTGGAACGCAGATTCGTGGTTTGATGCTTATCCAGATGCAAAGCAGTCTATGGTGACCAAGCACGGATATTTCCTCCACGATGACATTTCCCAGTTTGATGCCAAGTTCTTCGGCATCTCGAGCGCGGAAGCACACTCGATGGATCCGCAACAGCGTATCTTTCTTATGACGACGTATGAAGCTCTCGAAGACGCTGGTATTCCCGTTGAAACACTGCGCGGCTCCAACACTGGCGTGTATGCCAGCATATTCGAGAGGAGCTACGACCGCATGGGACACAAGGACTTGTCCACGATTGGTAGGACGCACCTGAATGGAACAGGCGAGTCTA TCCTATCAAACCGAATATCGTACTGTTTCGACCTGCGGGGTCCCTGCATGACGATTGACACTGGCTGC TCTGGTAGTCTTGTCGGCTTGCATCAAGCATGCCACAGCCTTCGATTGGGCGAGTCGAATCTCGCCTTGGTTGGTGGCTCGCAGCTTGTCATTCAACCAGATGTTCTAAGCATAA TGAGTGGCATGGGAATGCTCAATCCAGATGGAAAGTCCTATGCCTTTGACTCGAGAGGCGCTGGGTATGGACGCGGTGAAGGGGTTGCCACAATAGTACTCAAGCGTTTGGACCACGCGCTTAAGGACGG TGATCGAGTACatgccatcatcgccaattCGGGCATGAACCAAGACGGCAAAACGCCAGGCCTGAACACTCCAAGTAGCGAGGCACAGGCAGCTCTCTCCCTCCGTGTATACCAAGAGGCTGGACTGAATCCTGCCGATACGTCATTCGTCGAGGCACACGGCACT GGAACGCAAGCAGGCGACCGCGAGGAGATAACATCGATATCCAAGGTCTTCTGCGAAGGATCTGGCAGGAGAGATGACCTATACGTCGGCTCAGTCAAGACGAACATCGGCCACCTTGAAGCTACTTCTGGCATCGCTGGCTTGTTGAAATCCATACTCGTTCTCAAACATGGCCAGATTCCTGCTaacctcaacttcatcaaaCCAAAGCCGTCTCTAAAGCTCtatgagaagaagataaag ATCCCAAGTGAACTTACAAAGCTGCCAACACCACAGCACAATGGCCCGGCTCGAGTATCTGTCAACTCATTTGGGTACGGAGGAACTAACTGTCACGTTATCCTTGAAGATCCAGGCTCCAAACACCAGCTTAACGGGAATACGAATGGGACATCCACTGATCAGAATGGCACTCAGTCATGTAATGGAGCCACCAATGGATCCATAAACACTCACTTGGCTTCTCCGAATGGATCTTCAATTCCTACTGATGTCACTACTGTTATCGATTCTACTCCGCAATTGTTTGTTGTTAGTGCATCAACCGAGAAGGCTTTACTCTCAACACTTGAAAATACCAAGCAGTGGGCAAATACCCATCTACTGAATCCTCAGACTCTACGTAGCCTTTCTTACACGCTGGGTGTTCGCAAGTCTGTTCTATCATTCCGCCGAGCTATCGTCGCATCGACATGCATGGAGCTGCTGGAAGAATTAGATCAAATGGTTCATCCGAAGAGAGCGACCACTCTTGCACCGCTCACCTTTGTCTTTTCCGGACAAGGTGCCCAATGGCATGCGATGGGTCGTGAACTAATCAACTCGTCACTATGCTTCCGACAATCAATGATGGCTATGGAGAGTACCATATTGAGTGAAGGAGGCTCGTGGAGCCTCATTGATGAGTTACTCAAAGCGGAGAGCGAGTCGCGGATTGGCGAGGCTGAGATCTCCCAGCCTGCGACGACGGCCATTCAGATTGCGCTTGTGGATCTACTAGAGAGTCTTTCTATAAGGCCCAGCCGGGTTGTTGGCCACAGCTCTGGTGAAGTTGCTGCTGCATATGCTGCCGGTGCCTTGAGCAGAGACAACGCCATCATTGT TGCCTATCACCGTGGTGTTGCTTCCTCGAATGCAAAAGCAGCGGCTGAGGTGCCTGGCTCCATGATGGCAGTCAGTCTGGGAGAGGCCGAAGCGCAGCGATACATTGATAGGGTTACAACTGGAATTGTCAGTGTAGCCTGTGTGAATAGCCCAGAGAGCAGTACAATCTCGGGAGACTTGGCTGCCATTGAAGAGTTAAAGTCTCTACTTGACGCCGAGGGAATCTTTGCCCGCAAACTTAAAGTTGATACTGCGTATCACTCGCATCATATGCGGCGAATCGCACAGGATTACCATAAAGCGATGCAAAATATCGAGTCCTCTGACGTACGAAGCGATGTTGCATTCTACTCAAGCGTTACCGGTAGAACCAAATCAGCAGCATTCGGCGCCGACTACTGGAGCGAGAACTTAGTATCGCAGGTCAAATTCAGCCAGGCATTGGCTTTGCTGCGGGATGATCAACTAAGAAACGAACCGGGGATGGACACAAGTATTTTCATCGAAATTGGTCCTCATCCAGCCTTGGCAGGCCCTTCCAGTCAAACACTTGCACCATCAGGGGGCGCAAAGTTCAAATTCGAATACTTCTCTGCCCTCGTGCGTCACAAGAACGCTGTACAGACAGTCTTATCCCTCGCTGGCAAGATCTTTGAGCTAGGTCTCAAGGTTGATCTGGAAGCCGTACTCAAGATGACCGATGAAGGAGAGCCTGAAATTATCCGAGATTTGAAATCTTATCCCTGGGATCTTGCTCCATTCTGGCACGAGTCTAGACTAAGCAAGGATCACCGTTTTCGCAAGTTTCCACCACATGATTTAGTCGGCCTACTAGATCCGGCGAGCACTATTCAAGAGCCGCGCTGGAGATATCTCATCAACTTGGACGCCTTGCCGTGGCTGCGTGATCATGTGGTCGAGGGCTTCACATTGTATCCGGGCGCAGGCTACCTTACCATGGCTATCGAGGCAATGAAGCAGCTTGTACAGCTGAGAGATGCTAAGCAGTCGATTTCAAGATTCATCCTCCGTGATGTGGTCATTTCGAAGTCCATTGTCCTCAACGAGTCAGACAATGACGAGCAGTCTGGCGAAGTTGAAGTGCAGCTCAGCATGTCCACCTCACGCCAATATGAAGGCAGTCGTTGGGAAACGTTCCGAATTTGGTCATATGAGAATGCGAATGGATCATGGACCGAAAACTGCTCAGGTGAGATTACGGTCGAATATGAAAGcactgaggatgatgaagtgaATGGGGCAAGAGAAACAGATTTGCGCAGGGAAGAATCGATGCAACTCCTTAATGATGCTCGACAGAGCTGTAATATGGAGATGACAAAGGCCGAGTTCTACGAGTTCGCCAAGCTTACCGGCAACCAATGGGACGGGGCATTCAGTCCGATTGATTCTTTGAAATACGGCAACAAAAAAGGCCTTCTCGATATCATTGTTCCAGACGTGGCTTCTTTGATGCCATATCGCTCCTTCAGACCTCACATCATTCACCCAATCACCCTCGATGCTGTTCACCAACTCAGTGGGATACTTTTCAAGAAGTTTGTGTCCAACGCTCCCTGTGTTCCAACAAAGATTACTCTGCTGGAAATTGATGCCAAAGTCTCGTCACGAGCAGGCGATAGCCTGACTGCCGCCATGCAGATTGAGCCCGATGGGCCAAAAGCATCTACAGGTCAGTCTTGGGTGTTCCAAGAAGAGACGGATGGCCAGTTCAGACCAGTCATCAAACTTTTGGTTAACCTCAGAGCCATCGGCGAGGCGCATCAAGATGAGAATCGGCCCTTCGTCCAGGATAAAGTTAATCGGCTAGAATGGAACCTGGATGCGGATTTTATGACAGAAGCTTCGTTCTCTCATTTTCTCTCCACCACACTGGGCTTGGATGAGAATATGACATATAACTATGAAGGAAGCAAAGTTTCTGCTGTCGAAGCTGAGGAAAGTTTCCTTGTAGCCGACCAGGCGGCATCCATTTGGATCCGGGATGCACTGAGCTACGTTGAGACCAACAACGTTGAGATAACGAGCCCTCATCTAGTCAAGTATCTTgaatggatgaagaagtgGGTTAGCTCTGACTATTGCAGCCAGATCATGTCAGACTTATGcttggaggatgaagtcAGCGTATTGAAGCGCATTGACTCCCTCACCAATGCACCCGAGCTGCAACTACTTGCACGTGTCGGCAGAGCTCTTCCCGGAATTCTAAGCGGTACATCCGATCCCTTGAGTGTTATGCTGGAGGGGAACCTCCTGATAAGGGCTTACGAGGGTGGAACCTTCAGTGGTGACTATGAAGCTGCAGTTGCATATCTTCAGCTTCTAACATTCAAGAATCCGCGACTTCGCTTTCTGGAGATTGGCGCGGGGACGGGCGGCTGCACCAAGCGACTTCTCGGTGGAATTGCCAGTCGAAACAGTAGTGGCGGCCTTCCCATCGGGCAGTACACGTACACGGACATATCAAGCGGCttctttgaagaagctcgcaGCACCTTCGCCGACTGGGAGTCTTATATGGACTTCAAGACGCTGGATGTGGAAGGCGATCCTCTCGCACAGGGTTTTCAGCCTGAATCATATGATGTCATCGTGGCATCGAACGTTCTGCATGCGACGAAGCGGATGGACGTCACGATGGAGCATGTGCGAAAGCTTCTCCGCCCTGGCGGAAGCCTCATCCTCGTTGAGAACTCACCTAAAGGCGCAGTTATCGGTCTCATATTTGGCACCCTATCTGGATGGTGGGCTCATGAGGACGAGTTCCGAGAGGACACTGCGCTGATGTATAGAGAGCAATGGGATACGATACTATCAAGGAACGGCTTTGGAGGAATACATGTTGCGCGCAACAGCATGATGGTTTCCAAAGCTGTGGCCTCGTTCACCAACGGACATAGTACGGGAAACAATAGGATTGTACTCATCGAAGATGTGGCCGATGATGGGATCGTCGAGATTTCTAAGTATATCAAGTCTACTTCGACCGATGTCCAGATAAGCGAGTGCACATGGGATCGAGTAGATACTAGCGAGGACACGCTCTACTTGGTCGTTGATCGCGCTGAGACGCCTCTACTCCTCGACCCTCAGCCTCAATTATTCACGACACTCAatgctcttcttgcctcAAAGGCCAAGATACTCTGGGTCGTCATTCAAGATACCCCCGATCCAGTATCAACGGCATACAAGGGCGTGGTAAATGCTTTTATACGAGTCCTCCGTCGCGAGAGTGGCAACACTGGGTTCGTCACGCTCGACATCCGTGATCCTGCTCCCAGTCCCGAGGTAGCCGGGCACGCAGTAGCTGGGGTCTTACAAAAGTGCTTCTGGCCAGGGACTCAGGATGAAATGTCTCTGGAGCCTGAGATCGCCTATGAGAATGGCCGACTACTGATTCCTCGGGTATTGCCAGATGCCACATTTTTGAAATGGGCTCGTAGCAGCTGGAATGACTCTACTATGACCCAGACAGAGACtgctcttcatcaaggtGACCGGGCTCTCAAGCTTGAAGTCGCTACTCCCGGCTTACTAGGCTCTCTCCGATTCGTGGATGGTGACTTGTTGCCAGAATTAGGAGCTGACCAGATCGAGGTCAAACCAGATGCCTATGGGGTCAACTACAGAGATGTGTGCGTGGCCCTCGGACAAATGAATTCCGATACGCAAATGGTCGGCGAATTCGCAGGCGTAGTAACAGCCGTTGGCCCAGATATGAGGGACTCGTTTCAGGTGGGAGACAGGGTCATGGGCTTTGGTGCTCAGCCATATAGCAACCTGTCACGTGTCAACGGATACCATGCCCACAAGACGCCCAACTGGATGAGTAACACTACAGCAGCATCGATACCATACGCATATGTGACTGCGTACCAATGTATTAGGAACCTGGCCAACCTCGAGAAAGGACAATCCGTTCTCATCCATTCTGCATCCGGAGCGGTTGGGCAAGCGGCAATTCAACTTGCCCAGTCCATTGGAGCAGAGATCTTCTGTACGGTCGGCAACCGCGAGAAACGGCAATTTCTCATAGAAACTTACGGCATCCCAGAAAGTCATATCTATTCTAGCCGGTCTGGTTCAGTTAAACAGAGTATCATGCGTCTTACAGGAGGGGAGGGTGTGGATCTTGTGCTGAGCACATCAACGGGAGAGATGCTTAGAGAGAGCCTTGACTGCGTTAAAAGTTTGGGCGTCTTTATTGATCTGGTGAAGACTGAGATGCACAAAGCCTCTCTTCTGAGCATGGCTGCATTTGAAAAGTCAATCACATTCCATCCCTTTGATCTGATAACTCTGGCTACACGAAAGGCTGACCAGATATACCGCGTTCTTGGTGAAATCGTCAAACTCATTGGGTCAGGGGCACTTTTTCCGATGGAACCAGCCAAGGTGTATCCCATCGAGCAGGTCGAGGATGCTTTCCGCCTTGTGAGTGCGAGAAAACACATAGGAAAAGTTGTTCTCGTGACACAGCCCACTTCAAGAGTCAAATGTCTACCGGCGCAACCAACACCTCTGCGACTTCGGAAAGACGGAACTTACATCGTGGCAGGAGGTCTTGGCGATCTACCTTCACGGATATGTCACTTTTTCGCTGCCCGTGGAGCCGGACATATTGTCTCCCTCTCTCGGCGCACCATCGGCGATGAGACGAGACGTAAGCATATGGCAGCAGTGGAAGCGCATGGTGGTCAGCTCCACCTACTGAAATGTGACATCACCAATGAGGAGCAGATGAGGAATGCTGTCTCATTTTGCAGCGCGCTGCCTCCAGTAAGAGGCGTTGTGCAGGGGGCTTTGGCTCTGAGG GATCGAACCTTTTCCCAAATGACTGTCAATGAGTGGAAACAGCCACTTCAGCCCAAAATTGTTGGAACCATCAATCTAGACAAGTATTTCGCCAGCCCGGACTTGGCCTTCTTCGTGGCACTGTCATCTATTGTGTCAGTGATTGGCAAGTCTGGCCAGTCGAACTACGCAGCTGGCAATGGCTTCCAAGATGCCTTTGCACGCGCTCATGCCAATCACCCGCATACTCAGTATGTCTCCCTCAACATCGGCGCTGTCTCCATTGATGCCCACGGCGCTTTGGAGGCATCCCAGAATGAGACCACAATTAGTACTATTAGGGCAAGTCTCCGACAAAACAGTGTCATGGATATCTCCTTTGACGAGTTCTTTGCAAACTTCGAATACCTCATGACAGATCTTGCTCAAAAGGATGGCCTACACCAATCAATCCAGGGAGTAACGCGTCTGTCAATGATGGAAGCCAACGACGAGTATCTGCTCGATAATCCCGTTTTCAACCAATTACAACATACTCTGGAGCAAAAGACCACTGGCGCCGCCAAAAGCGACAAGATCGACTTTGCAGAGGCCCTGGCTGGTGTCAAGACCATGGTCGAGGCCGAGCAGCTGATCCAAGACGCTGCACTCGCCAAGTTTGCTGTCTTCCTCGACCGACCGATAGAGGAGATTCGGGTCGATCAGTCTTTAGCCACAATCGGGCTGGATTCTCTCGTCAGTATTGAGTTGAAGAATTGGATGGTGCGCACATTCCAGGTTAATCTGCAGACATCAGAATTGAGCGGCGCCGGCAGCATCACAGCCCTCACGGCCACAGTTGCTTCGCGATCTAAATTGATTCCTGATGAGATCAGGCAATCAGGACCGAAAGAAATTGGCACCGCCACAGAAGAATCGTCTTTATCGACCGGCGAGCAGGTTCAGACTAATCACGGCTTCTATTGTTGCCGGACTTGCAAAGAGTTACCCAGGTACCCGCTCGTCGACCTCGACGAGGCCGTCaaggatcttctcaacagcatcggCCATTTTGCTCACACCCGGGAGAGTACAAAGAGCTCAGTCGCAAGCCCATGCCCTAGCAGCACCAGATAG
- a CDS encoding methylisocitrate lyase: MSHTNGSTNGHSNGHNASSISSATKLRQRLESNEILIAPGVYEGFSARIALEVGFECLYMTGAGTVASKLGQPDLGFASLNDMREHAEMIANLDNSVPLIADADTGYGGPNMVARTVAQYHRSGVAGLHIEDQIQTKRCGHLGGKAVVDINIFEQRIAAAYKTRRDLGSDIVIIARTDALQTHGFDEAIRRLQAAVKAGADVGFLEGITTEQEAREVCNIMAPTPMLLNMVEHGATPSWTPVEARDFGFKLIIFPFASIGPAYQAIKDVFIQIKETGRTGLDKKFTPKKLFTIVGLEQATALDNAVGGSLYSKV, translated from the exons ATGTCTCACACTAACGGGAGCACCAACGGTCACAGCAATGGGCACAATGCCTCATCTATCTCCAGCGCTACCAAACTTCGTCAGAGGCTGGAATCCAACGAGATTCTGATCGCACCGGGTGTTTACGAAGGTTTCAGTGCACGCATTGCACTTGAGGTGGGATTTGAGTGCCTCTACATG ACCGGAGCTGGCACTGTCGCATCCAAGCTTGGCCAGCCCGATCTTGGCTTCGCGTCCCTCAACGACATGCGCGAACACGCCGAAATGATCGCAAACCTCGACAATTCTGTACCTTTGATCGCTGATGCCGACACTGGCTACGGTGGCCCCAATATGGTGGCCCGAACCGTTGCGCAATATCACCGCTCCGGCGTTGCTGGCCTCCACATTGAGGATCAAATTCAGACCAAGCGATGCGGTCACCTTGGCGGCAAGGCCGTTGTCGATATCAACATCTTCGAACAGCGCATCGCTGCTGCTTATAAAACTCGCAGAGACCTTGGTTCTGACATTGTTATCATTGCCAGAACCGATGCTCTACAGACCCATGGCTTCGATGAGGCTATTCGCAGGCTCCAGGCTGCCGTCAAGGCTGGCGCGGATGTCGGCTTCCTCGAAGGTATCACTACAGAGCAAGAGGCTCGGGAAGTATGCAATATCATGGCCCCCACGCCTATGCTGCTTAACATGGTCGAGCATGGAGCAACTCCATCGTGGACACCTGTTGAAGCCAGGGATTTTGGGTTCAAGCTAATCATTTTCCCTTTTGCATCCATCGGCCCTGCTTATCAGGCTATTAAGGATGTATTCATTCAGATCAAAGAGACGGGAAGGACTGGATTAGATAAAAAGTTTACCCCTAAGAAGCTTTTTACTATCGTGGGACTGGAGCAAGCGACGGCTCTGGATAATGCTGTAGGTGGCAGTCTCTATAGCAAGGTGTAG